The genomic interval tccttgaCCATCTTTCATGGCCTTTGTTCACCAATATTCTCTGACAGGGTATCCCTCTACTCTCTGAGCCATGACTATTTCTTGTTCTCAAGCCTCTAGAGTACCTTGATCCCAACCAATAGTCTAAATCAACTCTTTCTCAAGAAGTCATCTTACTATGGCAGACTGAGATGAGGGGAATGACAAACTGTCTTCCTTCACAAGGGCTAGCCTTTTACACCAGAACAGTCATTGTCTTCCAAATCCCTTCATTGGATTTAAGGAGGTGTGGGCTTATCTTGCAGCAAGACTTTCCAGTTTGTTATCATGTCTCTTTGACTTACCTTGTGATTGGGTCTTCAGCTTGCCCTTTGACTCCCAGGAAGCCAGGGATGGGCTTGAaactgtttgctgcttttctctgttgcttagttttctttgtgcttttctgaTGTTCTGACATCCCTTTTGTGATTCCCAatgcttttttcctccttctgtctTCAGAACATAGTCTTTCTTGTGTAAGCTTACTCTCTCAAAATGAGAGTCAAAATGGTCGATGCTTCTGATCCACCATCTTGCCCCTGCCTCCATCACTGTCAATCATTACAGTATATTTGCTTACACATAAGTTTCTGCAGGGAAAGGGTAAATTAGGACAACATGAACATCTCTACTATACAGATCTGCTTTTAGTAATTCAGACTTTCCTTGTCTAGGGAGAAATATATACACAGAATAAGTTTATGAATCACAAATCCACTTTTAGATTGATACAGCCTATCAATTATAACATTGCTTAAGCTAacacaatgagaaaaaatagTTCCTCAGATGCATTATTCTTTGTTAAGATTCTTTGTTAAGTGCTCCATATCAGCACTTAGATAATTGTTAAAGCACATGGTGGCACTAACAGTTTCAGAAAAAGCAAATGCCATGGAAAGggataactttttaaatttcctcatctgtcagtCTTCTCTCAAAGACACTAAAATAGAAAGTTCTTGCCTGATATAGATGCATGAACTTAAAAATTAGAGGAGGTCATCAATGATTCATTCTTAATCATATAATCGTTTCATTTAGGAATTGTCTAAGATGTAATAGAACTTCTGAGCCAATGGTAAAAGACTGTTTTTGTCATTTTGCCCCAGAGTGAGCTAAGGTCAAGGAAAGTAGATGGGGCATAAGTTAGTTAGTAACAGTTTATGAACCAATGGGAAAGAGTAGAAATAATTGCCTCAAATTGAAGTTTATTACATGCTGTATTatgatctttttaaatatatgtatgttcaATGTATGCATTTGCCCTGAAAACTactattttttcttcaaaataaattctCTAGGGTCAGGGTTGATAGCTTGCTTATATTAGATGTGGGTAAACATCAATAAGTATAAATGTTTCATTTCCTAGTCTTCCTCACATCCATCCAAATTTATCTTGAAACAATATCCTTGCATCTAACTTTACTGTAGACGAATTATTTCTTCCATACACTGTATTTTTAGTATCTCTGCACCTTTGTCTCTTAAACTGTGCACTGGGATAATGATACAACTTCATATACATAAAAGAGATAAACTAACaactttatgtgtatatatatatgtatatatatttatatacactatagatatatgtttaaaacaaaggaaatattaaagGTAAACAAAGGAGAGAATACATTTGATAAAACTAAATATGATACATATACTCTGTCAATTTTAAAATGGACTAAACAGAATTTGTAAAAGCAAGTAAGAAGAAGGAGATTCAATCAGAGCATAATAGGAATTTATTCTTTATCTTCTGGTATATagtacataaatttttaaaactcagttcaCTTAACAAAGTTGAATGAGAAATTTTACCACTGACCATACATGagaaaatgttaagtgaaatataaTGCTATAAGTTCAAGAAACTTCAGAGAACTAAAGGTAAATTTTAAGGTAATTGGTTCTATAGTTTTATAAGTCTTCTATGCCAAACTACTCTAAAGAGCTCACCTTCATCagatttctcatttccttccacTATAATTAATCAACATCCTTTATTTCTGGCTAGTATGTCTTCCTaaatatgaataagaaataaaatagcatttgGTGTTTAAAATTTTGGGGGAAATCTTAATGACGGATATGGGTTACTGGCAAGGGGAGGAGAATGTCtgattaaatatattcataaacaTGTCAAAGGTTTATAAGCCAACATCTCACAGGAGAACATTGTACAACTCCCAGGTCTTCTCAGATGAAGTGTGTCCCTGCCATGACCACCACCATGGACAGCAAGCAGTCATCATGGAAAGGTATGTGCAACTGCTCAATGGCTTTGTGAACAATCTGGTGTTTGAGGGAAACTAATGGGAAATTTTAGGTAATAACAAGAAGTTTAAGGCACACAGGATTTATAAGGACCTTCTAATCATTATTCTAGAAAGCAATTGTACAAGGGCACAATGGAACAGATCAGTCGTTCTTGAATAGGGGATCCTCCTTCTCCCAGAGACATTTTGCATTGTCTTAATTGAGGTAAGGCAGGAAAAGGGAAGATAATACTGGTGTCCAATAAATAGAAACCAGGGAGGCTGATAAACATCCTCCAATGCATTCTTCAAGGACAGCTCCCAGAACATGGAATAACCCAACTCAAAAGACCAATGATTCTGAGATCAAGAACTATACTAGAATAAGATCTCAAGAGTTTATGTATCCCAAGTATCATACatgagaagaaaaaagttaaaactttCTGGGTCCCAGATCTCTTATGTGAATTACACCATTTGAATCAACCTGATGACAAAATTGTGAGTCATAATGCAGACAATGATAACACATATGTATCTCATACTGTTTTGTCTATTTGCTTCAAGCCAAATGACATTTCACAAGGAAAAACACATAACAGCTAATAGATAGCCTATACTTTCTTGgtgatattttcttttgtgtcttcatttttttctttttgtttatcttggcagtactagggtttgaattcagggcctcatatttgcaaggcaggcatccCACCACATGGAGCACTACACCAGCATTTAGTgacatttaaaaggaaataaattactATTAACAAcaaaatttgttttatgaaatgaataatagaaatatttatcTATGTTTTTTCATCTTAGACTATGAAAATCCCACAGataataaacacaaacaaaaatgttctaGGCATTAAAGAATATTCAGTTAAGAATTTCCTAGAGTACTAATCTGCATTCTCTATTTTCAAAGCACAATTCTTTTATACATGTAGACAAAACATTATACAATTGTACAACTACATTATAGAACTATAACACACTTTCAACAAATTTTAGAAGAATAGGTTTTGAAAACTGAAAGAGCTCTAATGTGAATTAtctcacaaaattattttaatattgtacCTAATAATTTGTTTAGTTACATTATAAACCAAACAACTTTTAAGTATATTTATACTTACTTTGGGTACTTGGAGTTAGGTTTTTATTTCGCATATGGTCTTTAACATTGCGTTATTTTATCTTAGACTTTTCCAATTGCATCTCTCAAGGGTTCTATGGAACTgagaaacacatttttatatcAGAAGTTCTTGGAATTATGTCACTATGTTAAAGAGTGATATTATTTGTCACATATGAACTGTTTCTCTCCTTTTGACAGTGGAAATTATTGATATGTTAAAGATTGTTACCTGTCCATCTGCTGAGGCAGCAAAGTGATGATAAAACCACCACTGATTGTTGACTAGATTTTTAAAGTGCGTGTTTGATAGAGCAGGAAAATGGGATAAAATCAACTTACCTAGGGCCTCTGTTACCATAAAATCAAGGCAGAGTGTTGTTCTTTAAAAGTAATGGTAACAACCTCTACAAACACTGATCTCAGGAATAATGATGTGGTCCCTGATACACATGCAAAGTGAGGGCCCACAGGTGTGTATGATGTGACAAGGTGAAGACAAAGACCAGGGTGTTGGTGTTCTGCCTCCCCAACCTGCTAATAAAGGGAGGGGAATCATTTAACCTCCCTAAGCCTTCTATTTCATCAGTGTAGTTTAGTGATAATTATTAAGGCCCAGTCATTTCACAGGAGTATTGTAAAGctcaaatttagaaagaaaaaaatctgagcttttagcaaagtagcagacAAATGTGTGGGATTATTATGGGGAGTTAGCAAGCCTAGCCTACAACATCATTTTTATGATAGGATTCTTTCACAGTCCATACTATCAATCAAGCAATCATGAGTTTATTCTTGTCaggcatgaaaataaaacacactgATGATCTGCACTGTCTTCGTCACATTAGTGACTAAAATGCAAATATCGGACATTGGCTTAAATAATTATAAACTCTGACCACCAAAAATCTGCAGAGATACCCAACTTTAAATTGTCCTCAGAGAATGACTTAAATACCCTGATTCAGGATTAATTTAGGCTCAAAATGTTTACAAAGTATACAATTCCTTCTGGAAGCAATACAGAAATGCAGGAAGTCACCCACTTTTCAAACTACATATCTGtacaaatataattatatatatctaAATTGACACAGTGGAAGGTGTTGCTTCTTCTCCCACACCAGCTATACTAGCAATTTCTGTAGAAAAGGACAGTGCTGAGGGAGAAAGTTTCCCACAGCAGAATTACATCTGATAACCTCGGCAGAATAGATCATCTCAAAGtgggttgtgtttttgtttacaCAGGATCactcctgctgctgctggtgtTAAACCTCCTTCTCTGCAAGAATGTGGCTGCCAGCCCTGCCTGTGCAGGTGGGGCTGCGAACTGCCTCTTGAGCCTCCAAGACCTGTTCACCCGTGCAGTCGCCCTGTCTGACAACATCTATAAAGTTGCTGAAGACACATTCAGGGACTTTGTAAGTATCCCACTCATTGCTTCTTCCCAAAAGAAGCCTTCATGCCAAGGATAGGACTGTATGCAATTTAATAAAGTAAATCTCATGAACCAAATTGTAAATACTATACCTTTAAGTAAAAGAAGGCATCAGATAATAAAAggtgagaaaaggagaaaactccAAGTTTCATGAAATCTCATAGAGTCTCAAAGAATGCAATGATTATTGtacattttctgaaatttctcttatttctatttttttttaatttaaacaccAGGAGTAAAGCCTTTTTTAGGTAAGAAGAAGAGCATTGatactttttcttcttagaaGCCAGCAACCTGGGCAATCTGTATTCGGCATACTGTAGATATTCAATAAACGAGAATTGCATTGCAGTGAATTGGGTGGATGGAATAGAGTTAGGCTGAACTGAAGCCATgtcagaaggggaaaaaaaccaaaccaaaaacaaatggcTTTTCAGAAATCCCAAAATGCTAGGAATCATTGTTTTAAGATTTCCACTGCAAGAAATGATAATTATAGCACAAAGGCTGGCTTACAATTGGAAACAGGGTttttcttcctgatgaaggttctTTGAAACCTGTAATTTAGTATTCTAGGTCAGTCTTGGGGCCCACAAAAGATTAGGGCTTCAGTATATCATTGGGCCTCCAAGGAAAGTGACTCAATATTTGCAATAAATATAcattcaaaaatttattttcactcactagtttttcttttattcctcatTTTTGACTGACCATCCTTTATCTTTAACATCTTCCTAGTAATCCATTTAAATTCTCACAACTTTcaccaaatattatttttaaaccatgaagtttactatttttttccatttttaatctgttcacttcttaatattttccaaaatgttatGCTCTGTTActtttgacttattttttcaaaacaaataatAGTGTACTGTGAATTTATGATAAACATGATGAGGTACAGCTATGTGTATTCGGaggtaattgaaagaaaaattgtaattttaaaatgtctactTAAAAGAAGCATATCTGTTAGACACACaagaaatgaaagtttaaatGGAAAAACATAGATATTTATGTACTTTGGTGTTTGGTATTTAAAACACTTGATGGTTTGTAGTTTGgcagtattttgtttttgcttttcaaatagcaACCAGtaggaaagatgaaaggaaggtTGTGACAATATGGGTACagtaaagaagagaagaagttCAAAGGTTTGAAAAGttagatgaaaaaaatgaaattatacactAATAGCAAAAAAAGTAGGCAAAAGGACTTGTTCGTTAATTCCTTGAGTTCAATATTATGCAGtgctttttttgagaaaattacaCATCTATCAACTGTATGAATATTTTGCTAATGGATTAGCTTATTCAATTCCCAAGCTATAACTAATTGAATTTTGTCTATCATTTCTAGCAAAAAACATATACCACTGGACCGGAGTTCATATCCAGGACCATCAACAGCTGCCACACATCTTCGATTCCTACTCCAGCAGACAAGGACCAAGCCCTGAATACCGAGGTAAGTCTTAAGCCCAGGTTTTTCACCAAAACAGCTCAGGCAGCATTCTGTGGTTGCTGTACTATAAATTATTAGAGTCACTAAAATAAGTATAGTAATCACATgtgcagagaaaaatggaggaaaagaatGCAATCTAAGAAAATTTACATTATGTAGctgataaattataaataaaaacaaatactaagTAAGCTTGCAGTAGATCTATAAATTGTGCATGCAGAGGACAACATTTCACCCAATGCCTTATACCTAGGATTGTATATACCTTTCTGTAGGAATGTTTCGAGTGAGTTGGACATGCATGACTAAATGTCCACATAGGATAGATGTAACAAATGCAAGTGCAGTTATGTAATGCTCCTCCCTTGAGAGCACATTACATCACTGATCACTGAATGATTTGAGCCCTCTTGTCTAGATTTTCAAGACTCTTCTGATTCTACTTCTGCTTCTCTAACACTTACATTCTCATTCTTCCCTGACTCTTCTGTATCATGCTGCATCTTAATTGAAACACACCTTACCAAGCAAGTCCTACAAAATGTTATGTTTCTTTCAGCAGCAACTCTAGTCTCTGTTCTGATGACAACAAAATCTACATATCAAACCAGCTCAAGTTTTTTATTGTTCTAACCTATCCCTTCTGAAATAATGCCCTAACCAGTCTAAACATAGTTTAAAGTAAACATCATacgtatatttatatatatacatatatatatacaaatacctCCACAAATATAGTCAGTTCTTTAAGTAAACCAGTTTTGTAACTTTAACTACAACTTACACTTTGCATAACTAAAAATAGTATTATTTagagaaaatttttatatatacataggaATAACAAAGAGATATTTTAGTTCACTTTCTCCACAGAATTACATATTACCAACCTGGCtgtttttcacttcctttaaTGTGATGTTCAGTGTGATTGATCAGTCTGGAACACTTCTGAATATGGTCCGAGGCTTATTGCGCTCCTGGGAAGACCCTCTGCAGCACCTGACCACCACAGTGAGGGATATGAAAGAATTCCCAGCAGATATGATTAGAAGAGTCCAAGAGATTGAGTATAAAACCCATCAACTTTGAAGGGCATGGAGAAGATAATCAAATAGGTGAGCAATCTTTGATACTTCTTTGATTTTCTCATCAATGAAAGAGGCAACCTCTGTGAAGGGAAATGGGTTTAAATTCTTCACTTTCTAGAACAAATTTAGGAATCCTATGATGTAGATGACTAAGCCAAGCTTTAATCATCCATAGTGTTAGATCCTGATGTACTTCAATTTTAGTAACAGCTTTCTGTATTTGACAGGTGTAGCCTTTAAAACACTGTCCACAAATCCACCAAAGGCTTCCTCTTTCCTGTGGAGTTGGGCTAAATATTTTCAAGACAATAGAATCTCAAGGTAAATGCTTTCTTCAAAGTATCTCAGGATACATACATTGAAAGGCTGCTCCAATTCTGTCTCCATTTAATTCACCAGAGGATTagagtaggaagaaaaaaaggagaaaatcaaaatcacaccaaaCTGTAGCTCCCACCCTGCCCCATCCCTAAGGAAAGACTGAAAAGAGAAAGCCATAGCTTCAATGTTGTCTCACAATACTAGATGTAACAAAAGGAAGAGTGTGTCTTTCTGGAATGTTCCTTATTtcataatatatagaaaaatatttcatcctaaattttgttttgttttgggatccAAACTAAaccattattattataaataatcatTCCAAATAATTCACCATATTTAGATTAAATTAGTATTTTCAGTATGTATCTCCATTCAGATAGGATAATTTCAACTTTAGTGAGATTCcagttttctgaaattttcagaaataatgtGTCATCTAAAGGAAAACATATGGCTATAAGAATAATAGCACAAGcaattttatacttctttttgtgTACTAAGTACCTGGTATCAtgtgtcatttttctcattttcatgggAGAAGACTACAAATCTAagcaaaaacacaacaaatacaAAGAGCACATTAACCCAGCATCCTATGAAATAAACACCTtgattttcaatatattttgtttattactATAAGACTACTACCTAATGTAGCTAATTTGTTCAATAATGCTTtatatttctgttccttttttcctcccactTCTTTATTTAATTATGTTGATGTCTTTATACCTCGCACAGTAAATATTCTCAACAATTTTCTCAACAGAGTTCATCAGATATAAAAAGCTTAAATCAagacaacacacatacacactttaaATTCTGATAGGTAATCTGATATATAAAAAATGAGCTTACTCTGTAAGAGAAAGTTCTACAAATCAAGGTCTACAATTATCTCAGACTGGTACCTAGTAGACTCTGTAACTCAGACATCCTAAAAGGTACCAAGATAGTTCCTTTTCTCTAAGATCTCTGAAGATTTCTGACTGGCTAAGTCCTATAGAGATAACAGGTACACACTGTGGGCCTCTCTCAAGTTCTTTGGCAGGTTCTTTATGTAATCCTAGTCATGCCTTAGCACACAGTCCTCACCACTGAGGGGTTTCTAGAAGTACCATCCTTTGCCCACAACCTTCCAGCCcagagaactaaaaaaaaaaaaaaaattattctttatagAGATTTGGAATATAATTTTACTGATTGAAATGAAAGACTCCTTGACTACTTCAGCAGATCTTCACTATACTCATCATCAGATTATCTGCATTTAATGCATTCGATGCAGTCTTCATTGTTTCTAAGATTTCACAACATACATTCTCTGAACAATGGATTCAGTTCAAAGGAACAAAAAGATAAATGGTGAACTACCAGAAGGACTAAAGTACAAAGGCCATGCTAGGGACAAGATTTGGGAAATGTAAAAGTCACACAAGTAAGACAACAGATAGTAGCTCTTCCATTGTCCCTTGGACAAAGCCAAGTGTATTTTGTAACAGCAACTTCCTGCTTTTCCATCTATCTACTcctataaaaacataatttaccTGTGATATCTCATATGCCAGAAAACTTATACATATGTCATACTTTTAGATTTATGACACTCTGATCCAGATACACAAAAATCCATGCCCTTGGCATATGTTTTCCATTCCTATATCATCTTCAATcataattcaacaataaaaaggaacaggTATAAACAAATACTAACAGTATGAATAATAAGTGACTATCTTTTTGGTGGCTAGGTTAACCCTGGAGTTGtaaatgaagacattttctcTGCCTGGTCTGGACTTTCATCACTGCAGAAGGGTGACAAAAACTCTCGCCTTGTGGGATTTTATAACCTGTTCCACTGCCTACGCAGAGATACAAATAAGGTTGACAATTATCTCAAGATCCTGAAGTGCAAAGTTGTCCATGAAGGCTGCTGCTAATCCCAAATCCATCGCCTCTATGTCTGAGATGGCTCGCATGGATGTACCTCTTGACAAGCTTCTTTTAGTTTTACAACTTTTTAATGTGTGCTTGGGTGTAATGGGTCTcttcataaacaaataaaaactgactCTTTACAAGTGTAAAAATCAAAAAAGGCAATTTgccaaagtttcttttttttcatttaatggaaAATCCAAAAAAACCTCTATCACAACCATTGAGAAATTCCTACCAAAACATGTGACAAATAAGAGAAACTAGGATTGCAAAAAGACAACTAACAATTTACTTTAGAACCACAGTAAGTTAACATGGATCCTTATTGGAATCCAAAAGTTTCATTACCATTCATAACAATCACATCAAGAGCACTGAATCCTCAGGATGCTTTATGAAAGTCACAACGTTCTGTGAGCTAACTTTCACATTGGTAAGATAGACACTGCTAGTGCTCTGCAATGGCAAAGTCTAAAAATAGTTAGGATACCATCATATAAAATGACCCTAGCTTTCTTCAATAGCTTTTCcaaccatgcttcacaagttccCATTCCTTTAGCATCATCCTGGACACATTCCATGCATTTTAGTCACTCTGCGTTTCACAAGACCTCTTCACTCAAGTTTCAACCCCTTCTcatattcagaatatttaatattttactctCTTCCTTTTATGGCTTAAAGGACATAACAGGAAAGCTGATGTGGTCAGTAACTGaatgtgtttctttctcttctttcttggaTCTCCATTCCTTTAACTGTCAGGATAAGATATacaattaggaaaaataaaacaatttctgaCAGAACTGTCTTATGAGGTATTGTGATAGATTTCTCATTGCTGACAAGCACTGGACTTGAATTTCTTCTGAGTGACAAGTGTGTCTCTCCTGTGGGGTATACTAGTGTGTTTTTCAGCAGAAATGACCTGGCTTGATTCTCCTATCTACCCCACAGCTCTGCCCTCTGTAGTATCCTTTATAGCCTCTGCTGCTGGTCACTTACCCTAAATGCACCCTACTAAAAATATTGTCACAAAGTCAGCAATGTTCCAGCTAACTCACAGGAAATTCATGCATCATAACCACTCTAAGCAATAGAGTAGCAATAAACCCAAATCACTGCAGAACCCTCTCTTGGATCTCCACAAATCTCTTCACCTGTTCATATTAACATAAAGAGGATCAGAAAATGGAGTTCAAGAGCAGACAGTCACCTGATTAATGAGACACCATTCTTCCCTTCTTTGGAATCCCATGAGTAATTATCTCTATCAACAATTATCCTAGAGAGGCAGCCTTACAGTATTCTCTACTAGGCCACTAAATGATAACTCCTACATCCAATACCTAAAAATATCTAATGTTCTGCTGATTTTGTCTGGGTAGAATTGATTGAATGAGGGTGGCTCAGCTTACTCACCACCCTTTAAAAAGCTAGAATGAGGGCTGATCTAAAGGCCCAGCCTCCTTAGAAGGTGGTGGGATTCCCAGGGGAGTTTTGAGGAGGATGATAGTTTCCGCTGAGATTTCTAAACAGTACACAATGCGAGACATCCCATTCTACATCCTGATAGATACTAAATAATGATATGAAGGGTTGGAATAAAGGAAAAGCTAGAGAGAGACATAGGGGAGTAGgaaagataagaagaaagaaaatgaatgaaagataGAATGTGTATGACAAGATGCAGATAGCATACTACTTTGTGGAAAACTATACCAATCTCAATTATTAGATCTGAAAGCAAATAGCATCCACTGTTTTCCTTTCACTTCCCTCTTCTGTCTTTCCtgaaatttttgtatgttttaggAATATCCTTTGCCTTAATCAATTGAGGTGTTATAGTTCTCAGCGTGAGCAGAACTTGGCATTTCTGCGGTCATGATTCAAAGCAATTTTCCAACTCTTTTTCAGGAAATAATGAAGCTAAAATTTTCCCATACTGATAAGAACATTTTCCAACAATAACCAATCTCTTTTTTCCATAAGGAGGATTACTTTGATCTTAATCTTACTTCTGTCTCTAACTGTGATTACCCACACCTTTCAGAACA from Castor canadensis chromosome 8, mCasCan1.hap1v2, whole genome shotgun sequence carries:
- the LOC109680230 gene encoding prolactin-like isoform X3, whose amino-acid sequence is MKCVPAMTTTMDSKQSSWKGSLLLLLVLNLLLCKNVAASPACAGGAANCLLSLQDLFTRAVALSDNIYKVAEDTFRDFQKTYTTGPEFISRTINSCHTSSIPTPADKDQALNTECD
- the LOC109680230 gene encoding prolactin-like isoform X1; amino-acid sequence: MKCVPAMTTTMDSKQSSWKGSLLLLLVLNLLLCKNVAASPACAGGAANCLLSLQDLFTRAVALSDNIYKVAEDTFRDFQKTYTTGPEFISRTINSCHTSSIPTPADKDQALNTESGTLLNMVRGLLRSWEDPLQHLTTTVRDMKEFPADMIRRVQEIEYKTHQL